From Chionomys nivalis chromosome 21, mChiNiv1.1, whole genome shotgun sequence, a single genomic window includes:
- the Ankrd11 gene encoding ankyrin repeat domain-containing protein 11 isoform X2, with translation MPKGGCSKTPQQEDFSLSNDMVEKQTGKKDKDKVSLTKTPKLDRSDGGKEVRERATKRKLPFTVGANGEQKDSDTEKQGPERKRIKKEPVARKSGLLFGMGLSGIRAGYPLSERQQVALLMQMTAEESANSPDTTPKHPSQSTVCQKGTPNSASKTKDKVNKRNERGETRLHRAAIRGDARRIKELISEGADVNVKDFAGWTALHEACNRGYYDIAKQLLAAGAEVNTKGLDDDTPLHDAANNGHYKVVKLLLRYGGNPQQSNRKGETPLKVANSPTMVNLLLGKGTYTSSEESSTESSEEEDAPSFAPSSSVDGNNTDSEFEKGLKLKAKNPEPQKTVTPVKDEYEFDEDDEQDRVPPVDDKHLLKKDYRKETKSNSFISIPKMEVKSYSKNNTLAPKKAAHRILSDTSDEEDVSVAMGAGEKLRLSAHTMLPSSKARESSNSRQQKEKNKLKKKRKKETKGKEVRFGKRNDKFCSSGSESESSESDEDDGDSVGSAGCLKGSPLVLKDPSLFSSLSASSTSSHGSAAAQKHSSGHTDQHTKHWRTDNWKAISSPAWSEVSSLSDSSRTGLTSESDCSSEGSSVESLKPTRRKQEHRKRGGLQSMPPEKRSTFHPCPDGAVPKMDKEGKIVKKHKTKHKHKNKEKGQCSVSQELKLKSFTYEYEDSKQKPDKAILLDNDISTENKLKVLKHDRDHFKKEDKLAKMKSEDKEWLFKDEKALKRIKDMNKDINRSFREEKDRSSKAEREKSTKEKSPKEEKLRLYKEERKKRSKDRPSKLEKKNDMKEDKVSKEKDKAFKEDKEKLKKEKVYREDANFDEYCNKSQYLEHEDTKFSLSDDQQERWFSDLSDSSFDFKGEDSWDSPVTDYRDIKTDSVAKLILETVKEENKEKKRDNKIREKRDFRDSFFRKKDRDYLDKNSEKRRDQTEKHKSIPSYLSEKDKKRRESAEVARDRRDTLEGSRERRDGRMRSEEVHREDLKECGCESTFKDKSDCDFTKNLEPWERPHAAREKEKKDVLEKERKDKGRTEKYKDKSSERDRSEKSVLEKCQKDKEFEKCFKEKKDSKEKHKDIHSKDRKASLDQMREKKEKMFPSIISEDFSEKKDDKKGKEKSWYIADIFTDESEDEKDDYMTSSFKVGEASDTQRVDSLQEKEDGREHPSDRHRKSSSDRQHTEKPRDKELKEKKKDRGVAEGGKDKKEKIFEKHKEKKDKECAEKYKDRKDRVSVDSAQDKKNKQKLPEKIEKKHFAEDKAKSKHKEKPEKEHSRERKSSRGPEVEKSLLEKLEEEALHDYREDSNDKISEVSSDSFADHGQEPSLSTLLEVSFSEPPPEDKARDSTCLSEKLREKERHRHSSSSSKKSHERERAKKEKAEKKEKSEDYKDSSSGIRKDSNQYEKDFLDTETYGVSYNTKADIEEELDKAIELFSSEKKDRTDTEREPAKKIEKELKPYGSSAISMLKEKKKREKHREKWREEKEKHRDKHVDGFLRHHKDEPKPAAKDKDNPPNSFKEKSRDENLKLSETKLKEKFKENTEREKGDPMKMSNGNDKLLPSRDSSKKDIRPREKLLGDGDLMMTSFERMLSQKDLEIEERHKRHKERMKQMEKMRHRSGDPKLKEKKPTDDGRKKSLDLPSKKAVGLDPPFKDKKLKESAPMLPTGENKPHNGPGTESKDWLTGQPLKEVLPASPRTEQGRPTGVPTPTSVVSCPSYEEVMHTPRTPSCSADDYPDLVFDCTDSQHSMPVSTTSTSACSPPFFDRFSVASSVVSENPGQTPTRPVSTNLYRSISVDIRRTPEEEFNVGDKLFRQQSVPAASSFDSPVQHLMEEKAPLPPVPAEKFACLSPGYYSPDYGIPSPKVDTLHCPPTAVASATPPPDSVFSSLPAKSSPSPRGELLTPAMEGSLPSDLGLPLDATEDQQATAAILPREPSYLEPLDEGPFNTVITEEPVEWTHTAAEQALSSTLIASASENPVSWPVGSELLLKSPQRFAESPKHFCAGESLHSTTPGPFSAAEPTYPVSPVTYPLPAPESGLEEVKDGGTGAVPVAISAAEGTAPYAAPARMESFFSNCKSLPDAPLDTAPEPTCVTTVAQVEALGPLESSFLDSNHSISALSQVEPVPWHEAFTSPEDDLDLGPFSLPELPLQAKDTSDVEAEAVGGSPVPPVERSPGPTGVLSSGEVSASAAEEQPVPPPEETSPQLSTEPESSEEPKLDVVLEAAVETEVLADDSAPEASVSNLVPAPSPPEQHPLGSVDEETEAEEASAPCCAPDGPTTDGLTQAHNSAETTCVVAAAEGPPGNIQPEATDPEPKPTTEAPKAPKVEEVPQRMTRNRAQMLASQSKQSILPTEKDPMPAPTSRAKGRSSEEEDAQAQHPRKRRFQRSSQQLQQQLNTSTQQTREVIQQTLAAIVDAIKLDAIEPYHSDRSNPYFEYLQIRKKIEEKRKILCCITPQAPQCYAEYVTYTGSYLLDGKPLSKLHIPVIAPPPSLAEPLKELFKQQEAVRGKLRLQHSIEREKLIVSCEQEILRVHCRAARTIANQAVPFSACTMLLDSEVYNMPLESQGDENKSVRDRFNARQFISWLQDVDDKYDRMKTCLLMRQQHEAAALNAVQRMEWQLKAQELDPAGHKSLCVNEVPSFYVPMVDVNDDFVLLPA, from the exons GATAAAGATAAAGTTTCTCTAACCAAGACTCCAAAGCTGGACCGCagtgatggagggaaggaggtgagagAACGAGCCACCAAGAGGAAGCTGCCCTTCACTGTGGGGGCCAATGGAGAGCAGAAAGACTCGGACACAG AGAAGCAGGGTCCTGAGCGGAAGCGGATCAAGAAGGAGCCTGTTGCCCGAAAGTCCGGGCTACTATTCGGCATGGGGCTGTCTGGGATCCGAGCTGGATACCCTCTCTCTGAGCGTCAGCAGGTGGCTCTGCTCATGCAGATGACTGCTGAGGAGTCTGCAAATAGCCCAG ACACAACACCAAAGCACCCCTCCCAGTCTACAGTGTGTCAGAAGGGGACCCccaactctgcctcaaaaaccaaagatAAGGTAAATAAGAGAAACGAACGAGGAGAGACACGTCTGCATCGAGCAGCCATCAGGGGCGATGCCCGGCGCATCAAGGAGCTCATCAGTGAAGGCGCAGATGTCAATGTCAAGGACTTTGCAG GCTGGACTGCACTGCATGAGGCCTGTAACCGGGGCTATTATGACATCGCCAAGCAGCTGTTAGCCGCTGGTGCAGAGGTGAACACTAAGGGGCTGGATGACGACACGCCTTTGCACGATGCCGCCAACAACGGGCACTACAAG GTGGTGAAGTTGTTGTTACGGTATGGCGGAAACCCTCAACAAAGCAACAGGAAAGGCGAGACACCGTTGAAAGTAGCCAATTCCCCAACGATGGTGAATCTCCTGTTAGGCAAAGGCACATACACTTCCAGTGAGGAGAGCTCCACTG AGAGCTCTGAAGAGGAGGACGCCCCATCATTTGCACCTTCTAGCTCTGTCGATGGCAATAACACAGACTCTGAGTTTGAGAAAGGCCTCAAACTTAAGGCTAAGAATCCAGAGCCCCAGAAAACTGTTACCCCTGTCAAGGACGAGTatgagtttgatgaggatgaTGAGCAGGACAGGGTTCCTCCAGTGGATGACAAGCACTTGCTGAAGAAAGACTATAGGAAAGAAACTAAGTCAAACAGTTTCATTTCAATACCCAAAATGGAAGTTAAGAGTTACTCAAAAAACAACACGCTTGCACCAAAGAAGGCAGCCCATCGCATCTTGTCAGACACATCAGATGAAGAGGATGTGAGTGTtgccatgggggctggagagaaactGAGATTGTCAGCACATACAATGCTACCTAGTAGTAAGGCACGAGAATCTTCTAATTCTaggcagcaaaaagaaaaaaacaaattgaaaaagaagcgaaagaaagaaacaaaaggaaaggaagttcGGTTTGGAAAGAGGAATGACAAATTTTGTTCCTCTGGGTCAGAAAGTGAGTCCTCAGAGAGTGATGAGGATGATGGGGACTCTGTGGGAAGCGCAGGCTGCCTCAAGGGGTCCCCTCTGGTGCTGAAGGACCCTTCCCTATTTAGCTCACTGTCTGCCTCCTCCACCTCGTCTCATGGTAGTGCTGCGGCCCAGAAACATAGCTCTGGCCACACGGACCAGCACACTAAGCACTGGCGCACTGACAATTGGAAAGCCATTTCTTCCCCAGCCTGGTCTGAGGTCAGCTCTTTATCAGACTCCTCAAGGACCGGACTGACCAGTGAGTCTGACTGCTCCTCCGAGGGTTCCAGTGTGGAATCTCTGAAGCCcacaaggaggaagcaggaacaCCGTAAAAGGGGTGGCCTACAGAGCATGCCACCTGAGAAGAGAAGCACCTTCCACCCTTGTCCAGATGGAGCTGTCCCCAAGATGgacaaggaagggaaaatagtcaaaaaacacaaaacaaaacacaaacataaaaacaaggaGAAAGGACAATGTTCAGTCAGCCAAGAACTTAAATTGAAAAGCTTTACGTACGAGTATGAGGACTCCAAACAAAAGCCAGATAAGGCCATCCTCTTAGATAACGACATTTCCACTGAAAATAAGTTGAAAGTATTGAAGCACGACAGAGACCAttttaagaaagaagataaaCTTGCTAAGATGAAGTCAGAGGATAAAGAGTGGCTCTTTAAGGATGAAAAGGCACTAAAGAGAATCAAGGATATGAACAAAGACATCAACAGATCATTCCGGGAAGAAAAAGACCGTTCCAGTAAGGCAGAAAGGGAGAAGTCTACAAAGGAAAAGTCTCCCAAGGAGGAAAAACTGAGACtgtacaaagaagaaaggaagaaaaggtccAAAGACCGACCTTCCAAGTTAGAGAAGAAGAATGACATGAAAGAGGACAAGGTTTCCAAGGAGAAGGACAAGGCCTTCAAAGAGgacaaagaaaaactgaaaaaggaaAAGGTGTACAGAGAAGATGCTAATTTTGATGAATATTGTAACAAAAGTCAGTATCTGGAGCATGAGGACACCAAATTCAGCCTTTCTGATGACCAACAAGAGAGGTGGTTTTCTGACCTGTCAGATTCCTCTTTTGATTTCAAAGGAGAGGACAGCTGGGACTCTCCAGTGACAGACTATAGGGACATCAAGACTGACTCAGTGGCCAAACTTATCCTGGAAACAGTCAAAGAAGAGAATAAGGAAAAGAAGCGTGACAACAAAATCCGAGAAAAGCGAGACTTCAGAGACTCTTTCTTCCGAAAGAAAGACAGGGACTATCTAGacaagaattctgagaagaggagagACCAAACAGAAAAGCATAAAAGCATCCCCAGCTATCTCTCTGAGAAAGACAAGAAGAGGCGAGAATCTGCTGAAGTGGCCCGGGACAGGAGGGATACGCTAGAGGGCTCCCGGGAACGGAGGGATGGGCGTATGCGATCTGAAGAGGTACACAGGGAGGACCTAAAGGAATGTGGCTGTGAGAGCACCTTCAAGGACAAGTCAGACTGTGACTTCACCAAAAACCTGGAGCCCTGGGAACGGCCCCATGCAGCtcgggaaaaagagaaaaaggatgtcctagaaaaggagaggaaggacaagggcagaacagaaaagTACAAAGACAAGTCCAGTGAGAGAGACAGGAGCGAGAAGTCTGTTCTCGAAAAGTGTCAGAAAGACAAAGagtttgaaaaatgttttaaagagaagaaagatagCAAGGAAAAGCATAAAGACATACACAGCAAAGACAGGAAAGCTTCCCTTGACCaaatgagagagaagaaggagaagatgttCCCTAGCATCATTTCAGAAGacttctcagaaaaaaaggacgataaaaaggggaaggagaagagctgGTACATCGCAGACATATTCACAGATGAAAGTGAAGACGAGAAAGATGATTACATGACCAGCAGCTTCAAAGTTGGAGAGGCCAGCGACACacagagagtggacagcctccaggagaaggaagatggaagagaaCATCCCTCAGATAGGCACAGGAAGTCCTCTTCTGACAGGCAGCACACAGAGAAGCCAAGAGACAAAGAGctcaaggaaaagaagaaagacagaggagtTGCGGAAGGGGGCAAGGACAAGAAGGAAAAAATCTttgagaaacacaaagaaaaaaaagataaagagtgTGCAGAAAAATACAAGGACAggaaagacagagtttctgtcgACTCTGCtcaagacaagaaaaacaaacagaagctcCCTGAAAAGATTGAAAAGAAGCACTTTGCTGAAGACAAGGCCAAGAGTAAGCACaaagagaagccagagaaggagCACTCCAGAGAAAGAAAATCTTCACGAGGCCCTGAAGTGGAGAAGAGCCTACTAgagaagctggaggaagaggctCTGCATGACTACCGTGAAGACTCCAATGACAAGATCAGTGAAGTCTCCTCTGACAGTTTTGCTGACCACGGCCAGGAACCCAGCCTAAGCACACTTCTGGAGGTATCCTTTTCTGAGCCACCACCAGAGGACAAGGCCAGGGATAGTACCTGCCTCTCAGAGAAgttgagggagaaggagaggcacAGGCATTCCTCATCATCTTCTAAGAAAAGCCATGAGCGTGAGAGAGCCAAGAAGGAAAAGgcggagaagaaagaaaagagtgaagACTACAAGGACAGTAGCAGTGGCATCAGGAAGGACTCCAACCAATATGAAAAAGACTTCTTAGATACAGAAACTTATGGGGTTTCTTACAACACAAAAGCTGACATTGAAGAGGAACTAGATAAAGCTATTGAAttgttttcttcagaaaagaaagacagaactgaTACTGAAAGAGAACCtgcaaagaaaatagaaaaggaactaaagcCGTATGGGTCAAGTGCCATCAGCATgctaaaagagaagaagaagagagagaagcacagagaaaagtggagggaggagaaggagaaacacCGGGACAAGCATGTAGATGGGTTCTTGAGACATCACAAGGATGAGCCAAAGCCTGCAGCTAAAGATAAGGACAACCCTCCCAACTCCTTTAAGGAGAAGTCTAGGGACGAAAACCTGAAGCTCAGCGAGACCAAGCTGAAGGAGAAATTCAAGGAGAACACAGAGCGAGAAAAGGGCGATCCCATGAAGATGAGCAATGGGAATGACAAGCTCCTGCCATCTAGAGACTCAAGCAAGAAAGACATCAGGCCCCGCGAGAAGCTCCTGGGAGATGGCGATCTCATGATGACAAGTTTTGAAAGGATGCTATCCCAGAAAGATCTTGAGATTGAGGAGCGGCACAAGCGGCACAAGGAACGCATGAAACAGATGGAGAAGATGCGGCATAGGTCTGGAGACCCCAAGCTCAAAGAGAAGAAACCCACAGATGATGGGCGCAAAAAGAGCCTGGACCTTCCTTCCAAGAAAGCTGTGGGCCTAGATCCtccttttaaagacaaaaagcTCAAGGAATCGGCTCCCATGCTGCCCACTGGTGAAAACAAGCCACACAATGGACCAGGTACAGAGTCCAAAGACTGGCTAACTGGGCAACCCTTGAAGGAGGTTCTGCCTGCTTCACCCCGGACTGAGCAGGGCCGACCCACTGGGGTGCCTACCCCCACCTCAGTGGTGTCATGCCCCAGCTATGAGGAGGTGATGCACACGCCCAGGACCCCATCCTGCAGTGCTGATGATTACCCTGACCTGGTGTTTGACTGCACTGACTCCCAGCATTCAATGCCTGTCTCCACCACATCCACCAGCGCCTGCTCTCCACCCTTTTTTGACAGGTTCTCTGTGGCTTCCAGTGTGGTTTCAGAAAACCCAGGCCAGACACCTACAAGGCCTGTCTCCACAAACCTGTATCGCTCAATCTCCGTGGATATCAGAAGGACCCCAGAAGAGGAATTCAATGTTGGGGACAAGCTGTTCAGGCAACAGAGTGTTCCTGCAGCCTCTAGTTTTGATTCCCCAGTACAGCACTTAATGGAAGAAAAGGCTCCTCTGCCACCTGTTCCTGCAGAGAAGTTTGCCTGCCTGTCCCCTGGGTACTACTCCCCAGATTATGGTATCCCCTCACCCAAGGTGGACACTCTGCACTGTCCACCAACAGCTGTGGCCAGTGCCACACCACCCCCAGACAGCGTCTTCTccagcctaccagcaaagtcttcCCCTTCCCCAAGAGGTGAACTGTTGACCCCAGCCATGGAAGGGTCCCTGCCCTCAGATCTAGGCCTACCTCTGGATGCCACAGAGGACCAGCAGGCCACAGCTGCCATCCTTCCCCGAGAGCCCAGCTATCTGGAGCCCCTGGATGAGGGTCCCTTCAATACGGTGATTACCGAGGAACCTGTTGAGTGGACACACACTGCTGCAGAACAGGCCCTTTCTTCCACCCTTATTGCTAGTGCCTCGGAAAACCCTGTCAGCTGGCCTGTGGGCTCTGAACTTCTGCTAAAGTCTCCACAGAGGTTTGCAGAATCCCCAAAACATTTCTGCGCTGGGGAGTCCCTCCATTCCACCACCCCAGGGCCCTTCAGTGCTGCAGAGCCCACATACCCCGTCTCTCCAGTCACTTACCCTCTGCCAGCCCCTGAGTCAGGCTTAGAGGAAGTCAAAGATGGTGGGACAGGAGCAGTCCCAGTGGCCATCTCTGCTGCAGAAGGGACTGCTCCTTACGCTGCTCCCGCCAGGATGGAGTCCTTCTTTAGCAACTGTAAATCACTCCCAGATGCACCCCTGGACACAGCCCCCGAGCCTACATGTGTAACTACTGTGGCTCAGGTAGAGGCTTTGGGACCCTTAGAGAGCAGCTTCCTAGACAGCAATCATAGTATATCTGCCCTCAGCCAGGTAGAACCAGTGCCATGGCACGAAGCCTTTACCAGCCCTGAGGATGACCTCGACCTGGGGCCTTTCTCACTGCCAGAGCTCCCTCTCCAGGCCAAAGATACTTCAGATGTTGAGGCAGAAGCTGTGGGGGGCAGTCCTGTTCCTCCAGTAGAGCGCTCTCCAGGCCCCACAGGGGTCCTCAGCAGTGGGGAGGTCTCTGCCTCAGCAGCTGAGGAACAACCAGTCCCACCTCCTGAGGAAACATCACCTCAGCTCTCCACTGAGCCTGAGTCCTCGGAGGAACCAAAGCTGGATGTAGTTCTAGAAGCTGCAGTGGAAACAGAGGTCCTGGCAGATGATAGTGCCCCTGAAGCTTCAGTCTCCAACTTGGTGCCGGCACCCAGTCCTCCTGAACAACATCCCCTGGGAAGTGTTGATGAAGAGACTGAGGCTGAAGAGGCTTCTGCTCCCTGCTGTGCACCTGATGGCCCCACCACAGATGGCTTGACACAGGCACATAACAGTGCAGAGACCACCTGTGTTGTGGCTGCAGCTGAAGGGCCCCCAGGCAACATTCAGCCAGAGGCTACAgacccagagcccaaacctaCAACTGAAGCCCCTAAGGCCCCCAAAGTGGAAGAAGTTCCTCAGCGCATGACCAGAAACCGTGCCCAGATGTTAGCAAGCCAGAGCAAGCAGAGCATACTCCCAACAGAGAAGGATCCAATGCCTGCCCCAACCTCTAGAGCCAAGGGCCGTTCCTCTGAGGAGGAAGATGCCCAGGCCCAACACCCCCGCAAGCGTCGTTTCCAACGTTCTagtcagcagctgcagcagcagctaAACACATCCACCCAACAGACTCGGGAGGTCATCCAGCAAACACTGGCCGCCATTGTGGATGCTATAAAGCTAGATGCCATTGAGCCCTACCACAGCGACAGGTCCAACCCATATTTTGAGTACCTTCAAATACGAAAGAAGATTGAAGAGAAACGCAAGATCCTCTGCTGCATAACTCCGCAGGCACCCCAATGCTATGCTGAGTATGTCACCTACACGGGGTCCTACCTCTTGGATGGCAAGCCACTCAGCAAGCTGCACATCCCTGTG ATCGcaccccctccctccctggcGGAGCCCCTGAAGGAGCTGTTCAAGCAGCAAGAGGCTGTGCGGGGTAAGCTGCGCCTGCAGCACAGCATAGAAAGG gaGAAGCTGATTGTGTCCTGCGAGCAAGAGATTCTTCGGGTTCACTGCCGTGCAGCCAGGACCATTGCCAACCAGGCAGTACCATTCAGTGCGTGCACAATGCTGCTAGACTCTGAGGTTTATAACATGCCTCTAGAAAGCCAG GGTGATGAGAACAAGTCTGTGCGGGATCGCTTCAATGCCCGACAGTTCATCTCTTGGCTGCAGGACGTAGATGACAAGTATGACCGTATGAAG ACATGTTTGCTGATGCGACAGCAGCATGAGGCTGCAGCCCTCAATGCTGTGCAAAGGATGGAGTGGCAGCTGAAGGCCCAGGAGCTGGACCCCGCTGGGCACAAGTCCCTGTGTGTAAATGAGGTGCCATCCTTCTACGTGCCCATGGTTGACGTCAATGATGACTTCGTACTATTGCCAGCATGA